In the genome of Thunnus thynnus chromosome 6, fThuThy2.1, whole genome shotgun sequence, the window TGTCCCCTTTAGCGGCGAGCGTAGCTAGGGCACAGATTACAACGCCAAAGAACATCTGCTGCAGTACAAGGACTTCATCATCTGTCATATCATCAAACAGTCCCTTCTCTGGACCAGCTGAGGaggtaaagaaaacaaacttaGCCAACAGATCTGAGGAGCAGTCAATATGTGAGTTTGCATATTTATTGCCACTGTTACTTACTAGGAGGCTTATTCTCAACACAAATACTGTCTCTTCTGATGAAGCCATCAGCACAGTCACAGTGGAAGGAGCCCACCTCATTGATACAGGCCTCATTGAGTCCTGGGCATGCTATTGCACGCTCACTACATTCATCTACATCTGTGGGAGCAAGGAAAGCAAAGCAGTTTCAGATACAGAGTTAATATGGTATAGAAATTTAGCAGATAGATTTTCCAGATAAGTATAATATCCTCACCAAGACACTTGGATCCTTTCAATCTGTAGCCACGTGCACATTTCTTACAGCGGGCAGGACCACTACCCATGCAGCCCACACATGCCTGGTCACAGCCTGCATACAACAAGAGCAGAGTGGTTAATATGACTTACTAAATTGCATTTAGTGCTATTCAGCATCATATAATGGAAAACCTAATATAATCATTCCCACAAAAACAATTACACAATTTACAAGAACCACCCaaccaacaacacacacaaccattCATATTTAATGATGAGATACAGTTGATTTTTAGATGTCACCAATGTTGCAACTGTATTACAACCTTACTGAAAATAGATGGTAGTTTAAATGAAGtcagattaaataaatgtatctaAAAACCTGTCACTAAAAgaagttttgatttttttcttcttttttttctttacacttgcagaaaaaacaaaacatgcatgcTTTCATTaggtacagtacagtaagcCGAAACCAGGAACTTAAACAGCAACCACATTAGAGAGCATACCTCTGCATTCATAGGATCCATCTGTGTTGTGACAGTAGGTGTTAGAGGGACAACGAGCCAGCTCTGTACCACATTCATCGATGTCTAAGAGACACACAAGGGcagtcaaataaaacacacatccaGGAAATTGGCACAGAATCACTACAATGTTACCACATGACCTCTAAAGCCACACTCACCCACGCACTTGTCATGATGAAGGATCCAGCCAGGTTTGCAGTCAAGACATTTGTAATCCTGCGGCCCTGAGCATTTCTTACATGAGTGGTAGCAAGCTACAGAGAATGAGAGATGGGGACACAGACAGAAGGTCAATTTTAGATGACCTCAAACACAATTTAGCACATGTAGCCAGTTGAAACAGTTGTCTGAATCTGAAGGTACCTGCACAGGCTCCTGTGCTGTCATTGGAGCTTTTCTCTCTGTAGTAGCCATCAGCACAGCTCTGGCACAGATGGCCTGAGTATCCCGGATCACAGACACACTCTCCATCACCCAGGCGAGTCCCCTCCCCCTCACAACGGCCCAGACCTCCACACACACCACTGGGGCTGGATGGACACTCTGTATTGGATGAAGATGCAATTAATGATCGCCAGCAAAACTAAAGCTTTACAATTACAATCACTTgatttttatatctttattaaaTCTAAATCATTCTTCAcatgagacaatgaaatataaatgttggAATGGTAAGGATTTCTAAACTAATAACAGGCAGCTTGTGTTTACGGCTTTATGTTTTCCACACCTTTACAGTCAGGTCCAAAGCGTCCAGGTGGACAGCAAAGTCTCAGCTCTTCTATGCACAACCACTCAAACAGGTCAGGTGCCTCCTGCTGCCTACAGGACACATACATCATGTCAGTGATGCAGTTAAAACAGGGCTGTGTTAATACATCTTGACAAAGGatgattacacacacaaacgagGCCAATACTGTctgaataacaaaaaataaatgtgggATTAAATCTAGTTTAATTACAGTTTATCCAAAGTTAAGACAGGCTactaaaaagattaaaacactAGGGACACTCTCTTACTTAAATGTCGAATGAGGATATTCCTATTTTTTGTTTCCCCATGAAAATACAGCTGATGTAGAATTAGCTTGTTTTTTCTGCTACATAATGCTATTTACCTGTGGAACCACCATGTCTCCACTTGGTCCTCTATCTGCTCCAGCAGCTGGTTACAATCAAAATCTGTTTTCTCACAAGCAGCTTCTACTATCTCAAGGAGCCGAGTCTCACTGAAACAATAAGCCAGCAAGAGAGAGATCGGAGATGTAAGACAAAAGTTGAATAACAGTGCAGATGCTTCCCAACACCCACCCTTCCAAAATGGTGTAACCCTTCCACTGGGATTTACTCCCCTCAGTGCactgtaacatttaaaatagACTGTCTTGTGTAATCATTCACATATTGCAAAATATCACACAAATGTGCAGAGAAGACAAAACTGAATCAAAGTATTCAGAAGGGTTCCAGTgatacaaagaaaaatgaaagttgGTTGGTTAGTTCTGTAACAATATGATACATAATTTGAGATAATTTGCGttagttttttctttgtggCATTAGTGATTTTAAGATTATTAGTGGCATTAAGAtttttttggggcattttattAAATAGGAGATTGTGAAATGGCAGCCAGGAAACAAGATGATAGAGACAGGTACGAACATGCAACACAGGTcctggctggaatcaaactGGGGGTGTTGCTGTTATGTGACATGCGCAGTAACCATTTGGCTGCCAGGGCACTCTGCATTCTTcttaaattaagtaaataaataaagtcttgATTTTCAAGAAATTCAAAAAGTGCAGGTGTGATTAAAACTTGCTCTTACCTGCGTGCATACTTAGCCagcttctcttcctcccagGCAGTGTTACCTCCTCCAAAGTTCTTGTTGGCTGTTTTCTCCAAGCCcttaaaaaaaggagaaaaaaaaagagggaatatTTTAGGGCCCAGGATATTActactacaaaaaaaaaaaaatcagctcaaAAATCACAAGCATGAACTGATGGTTCATAAAGTTGACTACTGTACCTTAATGAAACTCTCAGTGAGTTTTTGGCAGGTCTGGCATGGTGCCGTCTGGACTTTCACCACAGAGAGCTCTGAGAGAAGCACTAGAGCGGGCAGGAACGGCCAGGCCCACCACATGATCCTTCAGGGagcattcacatacacacacacacacacacaatcatcaaAGCAAGTGTCATCAAATAGACCTAGATATACTGTCAGAAAAGCTTGACTTATCATGTTCCTCTAGAGACCATGACCTACTTATTACTTACAGGGGATGGACTAAACAGCAACATCTGTACAATGCAGTGCAATCCAGCCAAAAGCTGTAACAGTTACAATGTACACTAGCTTTTGTTAAGCTTAAAATGTTGAGATTATGTTGAGGC includes:
- the LOC137184708 gene encoding protein disulfide isomerase Creld1, whose translation is MWWAWPFLPALVLLSELSVVKVQTAPCQTCQKLTESFIKGLEKTANKNFGGGNTAWEEEKLAKYARSETRLLEIVEAACEKTDFDCNQLLEQIEDQVETWWFHRQQEAPDLFEWLCIEELRLCCPPGRFGPDCKECPSSPSGVCGGLGRCEGEGTRLGDGECVCDPGYSGHLCQSCADGYYREKSSNDSTGACAACYHSCKKCSGPQDYKCLDCKPGWILHHDKCVDIDECGTELARCPSNTYCHNTDGSYECRGCDQACVGCMGSGPARCKKCARGYRLKGSKCLDVDECSERAIACPGLNEACINEVGSFHCDCADGFIRRDSICVENKPPTGPEKGLFDDMTDDEVLVLQQMFFGVVICALATLAAKGDMVFTAIFIGGVAAMAGYWLTEKGDYMLDGFLKGR